CAAAGAATATTAAAAGGGAGGTTCTAACCTTCTCAATCAAAGGCTAGGATGAAACACCAAccatatgaatatatataaaataaaccctaaaatggagagagagaaaaagaagcaagaaaataaagtcCCTAGGTTGCTCAGGTAACCGCTCAGGATCGACATAATGGTCGAAagtttcatcaagcattcaacAAATGCCTTCCACTGAGTCCAAAACTTCATCATTGCAACCCAATTTGATAACAAGCATAAATATCCAACAAAAGTTCATTTGAGTAACATAAATAATCAAGTAAAAGAACCTAGAATGTTTCTCCTCCTTTTTTTGGCAATTCATTCTAATCCCAGAAAcacattttccaaaaaaattgaacaagtaATTGATGCAATTTGGCAcattttaacaacaaattcgatatacaaaatcaaacaaaaagcAAATGCTCTGTCCCTATACGCATCATCTCAGTGAAACCCAAGAAATCAACCATCAGTTtccttatttatattaaaaatcaacTTTTGTCCTATGAGAAGCTCCTATGATGCATGTATAAACAGTGTAAATAATTAAGCAGAGGGCAAACCTTGATATTAAGTTTCTCCAAAAAATCGAACATCTGCGAGTCCTCATCGGCAGCTGACTCTACTTTAGGTTCTTCAAGTGGCAGCTTTTCATTGAAGACATTATTATTCCCAACCGCCGGAACTTCTTCCACTGTCACCACGCGGTCACGATCTTCACCGAAATATCGGTTTGGACCGGTGGAGGAGGCTTCTTCCGAAGTTGTCGCTTTAGGCAACAGATTACTAAAACGCAAAACCcctacaaacaaacaaaaaaagatcATTCAACTCTTCTAATATGAAGTGTTATTACTTGCAAAGATTGAgactaaaaataatagtaaaaaaaaaaaaaaaagacgatgaaataaaaaagaggGGCTAGGATTTAGGGGAATTCTTACGGGAACGGAGGTGGCGGGCGGTGGAGACAGAAAGCTGCGGAGGGGGAAGACAGGGAGCTGAGGCGGAGAAGCTGATGGGTGGAAGAGTGGAAATGGAATGGGTGAGGCTGGTAGTGAGCGGCTCCATGCTTTTTGAGTGAAGAGGTAAATGACCGTCTTAGAACTGGCTGTGTGTATTTAATAAGGGCGTCTTTTCtagggttctttttttttcttcttttggcttaattcaaaaattacccCCTAAGTTATACCCATTTTCACAGATAGGTACTTAAACTTTCTTTTAGCAATTTGGGTACTCAAATTATTGTGCCGTTGCCCATTTAACCCCAGACCTAAACACCGTTAGTCCAAAAAAATCAGTCCAATCAGAAGCTGCCACGTCACCATGTAcctgtattttttaatttttacataaaattttaaaaactggaaaaaataaaaaaaaattaattaaatttattacaataataattttttttaaaaaactatgaACTCTTCCCCAAATCCATCTTCTTCCCAGTAACCTTTCCCATTTGTTTGCTTTCAGTAATCAAAACCAAACTTCTTTTTTTAGATTTCATCATCTTAATCTTTCATTATCTTCTTCAGAAGCAAAATTTTCTTGGGATTTCAGTTTGTTTTCAGGCCGAAAtcactttgtttttattttgaatcgaTTTGGCAACCCTAGAAACCCTAAAAGGCCGAATCCGATTTGAAAGACGAAAccccaaaacaaaacaatactGTCAActtgtttttatatttgttaaagCATCAGCTGTTCGTACTTGGCTTTAGGTTCTTCAACGGATTGGAAAAGCTTTATTATTTCTTGGAGCTTAGGGGGGAGTTCTTCTATAGGCTGGAGTTGGGTGGAGCTAGATGAAGATGATTGAAGTGGAGGTGGGGATTTAGTAGGGATATTTTGGAAAGAGATGGATATTTTAAAGGGTTTAGAAGGCGAAAGGAATATGATGCCATTTTGAAAACAACTAAACCCTAATTGAATCGTTCGGAAAAAGAGATGCATTTGGTAGATGAACACAGATTGGACTAAATTTTTTGGACCAACGGCGTTAAGGTGGGGTTAAATGGGTACTGAGTACccaaatagataaaaaaaagtttaagta
This genomic window from Gossypium raimondii isolate GPD5lz chromosome 10, ASM2569854v1, whole genome shotgun sequence contains:
- the LOC105777824 gene encoding protein CURVATURE THYLAKOID 1D, chloroplastic, producing MEPLTTSLTHSISTLPPISFSASAPCLPPPQLSVSTARHLRSRVLRFSNLLPKATTSEEASSTGPNRYFGEDRDRVVTVEEVPAVGNNNVFNEKLPLEEPKVESAADEDSQMFDFLEKLNIKLDSGDGYSIILYGTGALFALWLASSLVGAIDSIPLFPKLMEVVGLGYTVWFSSRYLLFKKSREELGTKIEELKQQVLGSEDG